In the genome of Henningerozyma blattae CBS 6284 chromosome 5, complete genome, one region contains:
- the MAG2 gene encoding RING-type E3 ubiquitin transferase MAG2 (similar to Saccharomyces cerevisiae MAG2 (YLR427W); ancestral locus Anc_4.308) produces the protein MENSEKNMDGGEDSKKGPIPSKNNKRQGLSKSKNKFSDNKKTTNQIGNSKNNNNRHQKKENSGNGSYRNKNYQRSGSGQEFNLDNDDYDWDASIQQELEHGNFKLRGRKARVSIDHLLDFHLPEHDQVYTKHNKGSGRGTRSRRNKFENDEHIHLHGDSYVNATYKLLVDGSYDYSEQKLDPNIPIPQEKIVRVVIPKGQNCPICLTDEPVAPHMVTCGHIFCLSCLITFFAQEEVIKNKDTGYVKPKKYKDCPLCGSIIRQKNIKAAIFQKDSDYANGTDTVMLPGKEVTFELVCRPHGSMLPLPVKLGLDPVKVGDFPPVNFEQLIPYARIMKCNRSYSLQLLQDDLEAIQNQLDIDKALYNDNGKAANAAIEDINERIMLILTEEESSPESQLSTSHIEKKLQTLNLDGTTNLKDTYDEASAYFFFQTSFQSSIKFFLSPLDVKILLAAFNSYSKCPNILKVKIENIHYGTVATEKLIYRYKYISHLPLGTEIAYVDIDWRNNEILPKEVYKQFANELKQRHRQFTIKMQREDNEKKKYQTKLEQEQAEFYKRENSSMPLFDETASRSSLNTSDIILDSLLSQGPRKSSTSTSKSTKASSTPIRSRKENTIWGTSISVVQNEKQYQEEKEFEDMLLKRIQGTNQTVPLNTDMDSLESTASKDSNQPLQAGKKGKKKKEKIILFSNGQRTF, from the coding sequence ATGGAAAACAGTGAGAAAAATATGGATGGAGGTGAAGATTCAAAGAAGGGCCCTATTCCctccaaaaataataaaagacaAGGTCTCAgcaaaagtaaaaataagtttagtgataataaaaaaaccaCTAATCAAATAGGAAATtctaagaataataataacaggCATCAGAAAAAGGAGAATTCTGGCAATGGATcttatagaaataaaaattatcaacGTTCTGGCTCTGGTCAAGAATTTAATCTAGACAATGATGATTATGACTGGGATGCCTCAATTCAACAAGAATTAGAGCATGGTAATTTTAAACTAAGAGGTAGAAAAGCCCGAGTTTCAATTGATCATTTGTTGGATTTCCATTTACCAGAGCATGATCAAGTCTATACTAAACATAATAAGGGGTCTGGTAGAGGAACAAGGTCACGTcgtaataaatttgaaaatgatgaacATATCCATCTTCATGGAGATTCGTATGTCAATGCTAcctataaattattagtagaTGGCAGCTATGATTATTCAGAACAAAAATTAGATCCAAATATACCAATCCCCCAAGAAAAGATAGTTAGAGTTGTTATTCCTAAGGGACAAAATTGTCCTATTTGTTTAACTGACGAACCAGTTGCTCCTCATATGGTTACTTGTGGTCATATCTTTTGTTTGAGTTGTCTAATTACTTTTTTCGCCCAGGAGGAAGTTATCAAGAACAAAGACACTGGATATGTTAAACccaaaaaatataaggATTGTCCATTATGTGGAAGTATAATTCGtcaaaaaaacattaaGGCAGCCATTTTCCAAAAAGATTCCGATTATGCGAATGGCACAGATACTGTTATGTTACCTGGAAAGGAAGTTACTTTTGAATTAGTCTGCAGGCCACACGGCTCTATGCTACCTCTACCAGTTAAATTAGGTCTTGACCCTGTTAAAGTGGGAGATTTCCCCCCCGTTAATTTTGAGCAATTAATACCTTATGCACGTATTATGAAATGTAATAGATCATATTCACTTCAATTGTTGCAAGATGATTTGGAAGCtattcaaaatcaattagATATCGACAAAGCTCTTTATAATGATAACGGTAAGGCAGCTAATGCCGCTATTGAAGATATTAACGAAAGAATTATGCTAATTCTAACAGAAGAAGAATCATCTCCGGAATCTCAACTATCAACATCCCATATTGAGAAAAAGCTACAGACACTAAATCTTGATGGTACTACTAATTTAAAGGATACTTATGATGAAGCATCtgcatatttttttttccaaaccTCATTTCAATcctcaattaaattttttctatctCCACTGGatgttaaaatattattggcCGCATTTAATAGTTATTCAAAATGtccaaatatattaaaagtaaaaattgaaaacatTCATTATGGTACAGTTGCTACAGAAAAGTTAATCTATcgttataaatatatcagTCATTTACCATTAGGAACTGAAATAGCGTATGTCGATATTGATTGGAGAAACAATGAAATTCTACCAAAAGAAGTATACAAACAATTTGCTAATGAATTGAAACAACGTCATCGGCAATTTACCATTAAGATGCAAAGAGAAGATAAcgagaagaaaaaatatcaaactAAATTGGAGCAAGAGCAAGCAGAATTTTACAAGAGAGAAAATAGCTCTATGCCATTATTCGATGAAACGGCTTCACGAAgttctttaaatacttcAGATATCATCTTAGATTCCTTATTATCACAGGGCCCTAGAAAGAGCTCAACATCAACGTCCAAGTCAACAAAAGCTTCATCAACTCCCATCAGATccagaaaagaaaatactATCTGGGGCACATCTATCTCGGTAGTTCAAAATGAAAAGCAATatcaagaagaaaaagaatttgaagatatGCTTTTGAAGAGAATACAAGGTACTAACCAAACTGTACCACTAAATACTGATATGGATTCACTTGAGTCCACGGCTTCGAAAGATTCTAACCAACCACTGCAAGCTGGCAAGAAAGgtaagaagaagaaagaaaaaatcattttatttAGTAATGGTCAACGAACTTTCTAG
- the IMD3 gene encoding IMP dehydrogenase IMD3 (similar to Saccharomyces cerevisiae IMD4 (YML056C) and IMD3 (YLR432W); ancestral locus Anc_4.312), which yields MVAVRDYKTALEYVQTFEEKDGLSAEQLMDSSVRGGLTYNDFLILPGKIEYPSSTVTLTTKLTRNITLNAPLVSSPMDTVTESEMAIHMALLGGIGIIHHNCSPEDQAEMVKKVKTYENGFINSPFVIGPNTTVAEARGLKEELGFSGYPVTETGDLSGKLLGLITSRDIQFVEDDTLLVSQLMSKNPVTAKHGITLLEGNEILKETKKGKLLIVDDEGKLISMLSRADLMKNQNYPLASKSATTKQLLCGAAIGTIEADKYRLQLLVEAGLDVVVIDSSQGNSIYQLDMIKHIKENYPKLEIIAGNVVTREQAASLIAAGADALRIGMGSGSICITQEVMACGRPQGTAVYQVSKFANEFGVPTMADGGVQNIGHIVKAIALGASTVMMGGMLAGTTEAPGEYFFRDGQRLKMYRGMGSIDAMKKTDKKANASTSRYFSESDKVLVAQGVSGSVVDKGSIKKFLPYLYNGLQHSCQDIGVISTAILRQEVDNGNVRFEFRTASAQLEGGINNLHSYEKRLHD from the exons ATGGTTGCTGTCAGAGATTACAAAACTGCTTTGGAATACGTCCAAACCTTTGAAGAAAAGGATGGGTTATCTGCTGAACAATTGATGGACTCTAGTGTCAGAGGTGGGTTGACTTATAACGATTTCTTGATCTTACCAGGTAAGATTGAATATCCATCATCTACTGTTACTTTAACCACTAAGTTAACTAGAAATATTACTTTAAATGCTCCACTTGTTTCTTCTCCAATGGACACTGTCACTGAATCCGAAATGGCTATTCATATGGCTTTGTTAGGTGGTATCGGTATCATCCACCACAATTGTTCTCCAGAAGATCAAGCTGAAATGGTTAAAAAGGTCAAGACTTACGAAAATGGTTTCATTAACTCTCCTTTTGTCATTGGTCCAAACACAACTGTTGCTGAAGCTAGAGGCTTAAAAGAGGAATTAGGGTTCTCTGGTTATCCAGTTACTG AAACTGGTGATTTATCTGGTAAATTATTAGGTTTAATTACTTCTCGTGACATCCAATTTGTTGAAGATGACACTTTATTGGTTTCCCAGTTGATGTCCAAGAACCCTGTTACTGCTAAACATGGTATTACTTTATTAGAAGgtaatgaaattttgaagGAAACTAAAAAGGGTAAATTATTGAttgttgatgatgaagGGAAATTAATCTCTATGTTATCTAGAGCTGATTTAATGAAGAACCAAAACTACCCATTGGCTTCTAAATCCGCTACCACTAAACAATTGCTATGTGGTGCTGCTATTGGTACCATCGAAGCTGATAAATATAGATTACAATTGTTAGTTGAAGCTGGTTTAgatgttgttgttattgaTTCATCTCAAGGTAATTCTATTTACCAATTGGATATGATCAAACACATTAAAGAAAACTATCCAAAACTAGAAATTATTGCTGGTAACGTTGTTACCAGAGAACAAGCTGCTTCCTTGATTGCCGCCGGTGCTGATGCCTTAAGAATTGGTATGGGTTCTGGTTCTATCTGTATTACTCAGGAAGTTATGGCCTGTGGTAGACCACAAGGTACTGCCGTTTATCAAGTATCTAAATTTGCCAACGAATTCGGTGTTCCAACCATGGCTGACGGTGGTGTTCAAAACATTGGTCACATTGTTAAAGCTATTGCCTTAGGTGCTTCTACTGTCATGATGGGTGGTATGCTAGCTGGTACTACTGAAGCTCCAGGTGAATACTTCTTCAGAGATGGTCAAAGATTAAAGATGTACCGTGGTATGGGTTCTATCGATGCCATGAAAAAGACTGATAAGAAAGCTAATGCCTCTACTTCTCGTTACTTTTCTGAATCTGATAAAGTTTTGGTTGCCCAAGGTGTTTCTGGTTCTGTTGTGGATAAAGGTTCtattaagaaatttttacCATACTTATATAATGGGTTACAACATTCTTGTCAAGATATCGGTGTTATTTCTACTGCTATCTTACGCCAAGAAGTTGACAATGGTAATGTCAGATTTGAATTCAGAACTGCTTCTGCTCAATTAGAAGGTGGTATCAACAACTTACATTCTTATGAAAAACGTTTACATGATTAA
- the CNA1 gene encoding calcineurin catalytic subunit A (similar to Saccharomyces cerevisiae CNA1 (YLR433C) and CMP2 (YML057W); ancestral locus Anc_4.313): MGVSGTNNSQDSSVKSDLINMSKKNDPIIKVLEEKERINEPDRHARDLSIYTLEDGTTVSTKDRAVKSVPPIAPVPARDDQVFDPNTGLPNHEFLREHFKREGRLTESQALKILDMATVCLSKEPNLLHVPAPVTVCGDIHGQYYDLMKLFEVGGDPATTPYLFLGDYVDRGSFSFECLIYLYSLKLNFNDHFWLLRGNHECKHLTSYFTFKNECLHKYSMKIFDACCHSFNSLPLAALMSEQYFCVHGGISPELKHVNDVNKINRFREIPSRGLMCDLVWADPIEDYDEEADIDSLNKFEPNTVRGCSYAFTYKASCEFLQNNGLLCIIRAHEAQDAGYRMYKNTKTLGFPSLLTLFSAPNYLDTYKNKAAVLKYENNVMNIRQFNVSPHPYWLPNFMDVFTWSLPFVGEKVTEILLSILNICTEEELELENVSSTPSITSTSDGSSSNYVPSPSPIAKRDSHSPLPAIPGTGTPPPVPPRETSPSLINNYKNDVDINTSSSILDDKNRRRALRNKILAIAKVSRMYSVLREESDKVQHLKAMNQGVLPKGALAHGSTSLNETLSAFERAKRDDRINERLPPSIEEMQKEQEKYFEDIKKRIEQDDNE, encoded by the coding sequence ATGGGCGTATCTGGAACAAACAATTCTCAAGATTCTTCAGTTAAAAGTGATCTTATTAATATGAGTAAAAAAAACGATCCAATTATAAAAGTCCTGGAAGAAAAAGAGCGTATTAATGAGCCAGATCGTCACGCAAGAGATTTATCAATCTACACTTTAGAAGACGGTACAACCGTGTCAACGAAGGATCGTGCTGTCAAGAGTGTCCCACCAATTGCCCCAGTTCCAGCTAGAGATGATCAAGTGTTTGATCCAAACACGGGGCTACCAAATCATGAGTTTTTAAGGGAACATTTCAAAAGAGAAGGTCGATTGACTGAATCCCAAGCTTTGAAGATTCTGGATATGGCTACTGTTTGTCTTTCGAAAGAGCCAAATTTATTGCATGTGCCTGCCCCTGTTACTGTATGTGGGGATATACATGGTCAATATTATGATTTAATGAAGTTGTTTGAAGTTGGTGGTGATCCTGCAACAACACCTTATCTGTTTCTTGGTGACTATGTAGACCGTGGTTCATTTTCATTCGAAtgtttaatatatttatattcattgaaattaaaCTTTAACGATCATTTTTGGTTATTAAGAGGCAATCATGAATGTAAGCATTTAACTTCCTATTTTACGTTTAAAAACGAATGTTTACATAAATATTcgatgaaaatatttgatgCATGTTGTCATTCCTTTAATTCTTTACCATTAGCTGCCTTAATGTCAgaacaatatttttgtgTTCATGGTGGGATTTCTCCTGAATTAAAACATGTGAATGATGTTAATAAGATTAACAGATTTAGAGAAATTCCTTCACGAGGTCTTATGTGTGATTTGGTTTGGGCAGATCCAATTGAAGATTACGATGAAGAAGCTGATATTGATAGCCTAAACAAATTTGAGCCTAATACCGTCAGAGGTTGTTCTTATGCATTCACTTATAAAGCCTCCTGTGAgtttttacaaaataacgGTCTGTTGTGTATCATTAGAGCTCATGAAGCTCAAGATGCAGGATACAGAATGTATAAAAACACGAAAACGTTAGGGTTCCCAAGTTTATTGACTTTATTTAGTGCTCCAAATTATTTGGATACTTATAAGAATAAAGCTGCTgtattaaaatatgaaaataatgttaTGAATATTCGTCAATTTAATGTGTCTCCTCATCCTTATTGGTTACCTAACTTTATGGATGTTTTTACTTGGTCCTTGCCATTTGTTGGTGAAAAAGTTactgaaatattattatcgaTCTTAAATATATGTACGGAggaagaattagaattagaaaatgtaTCATCTACTCCTAGCATAACATCTACTTCAGATGGCAGTAGTAGTAATTATGTACCTTCTCCTTCACCAATTGCTAAGAGAGATTCTCATTCCCCTTTACCAGCAATTCCCGGAACTGGCACTCCTCCTCCTGTACCGCCAAGAGAAACATCCCcatcattaattaataattataaaaacgATGTTGATATAAATACAAGCTCATCAATTTTAGATGATAAGAATAGAAGAAGAGCATTGCGTAACAAGATATTGGCGATTGCTAAAGTATCACGAATGTATTCCGTATTGAGAGAAGAAAGTGATAAAGTTCAACATTTGAAAGCAATGAATCAAGGTGTGTTACCTAAGGGTGCTTTAGCCCATGGTTCTACTAGTTTAAACGAAACTTTATCTGCTTTTGAAAGAGCCAAGAGAGATGATAGAATCAACGAAAGGCTACCTCCTTCGATTGAAGAAATGCAAAAAGAACAagagaaatattttgaagatatcaaaaaaagaattgagcaagatgataatgaatga
- the TBLA0E04570 gene encoding uncharacterized protein (similar to Saccharomyces cerevisiae CRN1 (YLR429W); ancestral locus Anc_4.309): MDWQKNRPSKFRFIFGKASNKRLYYDNVKVTTNAWDSNLLKTNGKFISLTWKSTGGGAFAVIPIEEVGKFSDDVPLFRGHTAQVLDTDFDPFNDHRIASASDDGKVGIWEIPKRYSFGRYRSISGGGFKLSKNITPLKMLVGHSKRVGHVLYHPLAKDVLASSSFDNSIKIWRVDTGEDLITLLHPDLVTSMCFSFDGSYLVTVARDRMIRIWDIRAQKIISHSLGHESVKKQRVAWLGESNRLVTTGFSLIGDRQVAIWDGFQLEKGPLSGFYNIDFSSSILMPFFDDCNNILYLVGKGDGNIRYYEFRNDQLFELSEFFSTDSQRGFAVIPRRMVDIKHNEVFKGFKTVQDKRIEQVSFIIPRRSKEFQQDLYSDAPSDKPALNSSEWFSGKSVDGPILISMKSIFDDTEPIFRKFKKHTTEVPHDINGSETDVSEGSSSDESKPKTPTHQCIDKSTVSPLSNSTVVQSSDNTDNMSFDGPTDVEEEYENEIETMTINSSIINIDIDVAPTVPINMAIAGASTKRNIKDTIKHSSVKSNDRISQAKENIQTLLDLIERLDISVNELSKIQQTESSFERLKPYDRMIKKIDRLI; the protein is encoded by the coding sequence atgGATTGGCAAAAAAATCGTCCTTCGAAGTTTAGATTCATTTTTGGTAAAGCTTCTAATAAGAGGTTATATTATGATAATGTTAAAGTGACTACAAATGCATGGGATtccaatttattaaaaacaaatggtaaatttatttcattgaCATGGAAATCCACAGGTGGTGGAGCATTTGCCGTTATACCAATTGAAGAGGTAGGTAAGTTTTCTGATGATGTCCCTTTGTTTCGTGGTCATACTGCACAAGTTTTAGATACAGATTTTGATCCCTTTAATGACCATCGTATTGCTTCAGCATCTGATGACGGAAAGGTTGGTATTTGGGAAATACCTAAAAGGTATTCATTTGGTCGGTATAGAAGTATCAGCGGAGGTGGGTTTAAATTGTCTAAGAATATTACACCTTTAAAGATGTTAGTGGGGCATTCGAAGAGAGTGGGGCATGTTCTTTATCATCCTTTAGCAAAGGATGTATTAGCCTCATCTTCATTTGATAATTCCATAAAAATTTGGAGAGTGGATACTGGTGAAGACTTAATTACATTACTGCATCCTGATTTGGTCACATCGATGTGCTTTTCATTTGATGGTTCTTATCTTGTTACTGTGGCAAGAGATCGAATGATTAGAATTTGGGATATTAGAGCTCAGAAAATTATATCTCATTCTCTTGGCCATGAAAGTGTGAAAAAACAAAGAGTTGCTTGGTTAGGTGAATCTAATAGATTGGTAACTACGGGATTTTCTCTTATAGGTGATAGACAAGTAGCTATTTGGGACGGTTTTCAGTTAGAAAAGGGTCCACTGAGTGGATTTTATAATATCGATTTTTCATCAAGTATCTTAATGCCATTTTTTGATGATtgcaataatattttatatttggtTGGTAAAGGTGACGGTAATATTCGTTATTATGAATTTAGGAATGATCAATTGTTCGAATTatctgaatttttttcaactgATTCACAGAGAGGTTTTGCTGTTATTCCGAGACGAATGGTTGATATTAAGCATAATgaagtatttaaaggctTTAAAACAGTACAGGATAAGAGAATCGAACAAGTGTCATTTATTATACCAAGAAGATCTAAAGAATTCCAACAAGATTTGTACTCAGATGCTCCGTCTGATAAACCTGCTTTGAACAGTTCAGAATGGTTTTCAGGGAAATCTGTTGATGGtccaattttaataagtatgaaatcaatatttgatGATACTGAACctatttttagaaaattcaagaaaCATACTACCGAAGTGCCTCATGACATTAATGGAAGCGAAACTGATGTTAGTGAAGGAAGTTCATCTGATGAATCCAAGCCTAAAACACCTACTCACCAATGTATAGATAAGTCTACTGTTTCACCTCTTTCAAATTCTACTGTAGTACAATCGAGCGATAATACTGATAATATGTCCTTTGATGGTCCTACTGATGTCGAGGAAGAATATGAAAACGAAATTGAAACAATGACAATAAATTCATCCATAAtcaatattgatattgatgTGGCCCCTACAGTTCCAATCAATATGGCTATTGCTGGAGCATCTACAAAACGTAACATTAAAGACACTATTAAGCATTCCTCTGTGAAATCCAATGACAGAATTTCTCAAgctaaagaaaatatcCAAACATTATTAGATCTCATTGAGAGATTAGATATATCAGTAAATGAATTGTCCAAAATTCAACAAACAGAAAGCTCTTTCGAACGCTTAAAACCCTACGATAGAATGATCAAGAAGATTGATCGTCTAATATAG
- the TBLA0E04580 gene encoding uncharacterized protein, which produces MKWTDAINFCRFHNQVISFSDNILGSFLLDDTLVERIIKPYTTGFSILEHKELGTMMEFQIRGSTYIQIAKQLYSTYFEKDRLKCKDFADELFFDLPITRRIAELLSGIGNINTKLGIIGVRYPFTTIRTALANATFISTSIKRLNNEYYSFIDCPMTFPYQDLVWNDEEGYIKTQDFCKDYLKEKFKTYRTGDAMFTPPDTNKLVPFKLINKELPQWFPNRNEYLKVYKLFMLSEDQFKTEFETNFNVLKNSLKLVGLHPAVITTLQMKQVIRHLYSNYFNHFSRWFTNNYEMVSSPGTGVGCIGQLYTLKYDNGFKAQTQFITSDADRKYGYALTPAKQVDIDLYYEIRSNVKPEMVVSNYIFD; this is translated from the coding sequence ATGAAATGGACGGATGCAATTAATTTCTGTAGGTTCCATAACCAAGTGATTTCATTCTCTGATAATATTCTAGGTAGTTTTCTATTAGATGACACACTTGTTGAAAGGATTATAAAGCCTTATACCACTGGATTTTCGATATTAGAGCATAAAGAATTAGGTACCATGATGgaatttcaaattagaGGTTCAACGTATATTCAAATAGCgaaacaattatattccacatattttgaaaaagatcGATTGAAATGTAAAGATTTTGCAGATGAGTTATTTTTTGACTTACCTATAACAAGACGTATAGCTGAACTTTTATCTGGTATCGGCAATATAAACACGAAATTAGGCATCATTGGAGTAAGATATCCATTTACAACTATTAGAACTGCTCTTGCCAATGCGACCTTTATTTCAACaagtattaaaagattaaataatgaatattacAGTTTTATCGATTGTCCGATGACTTTCCCCTATCAAGATCTAGTTTGgaatgatgaagaaggtTATATAAAGACGCAGGATTTCTGTAAAGATTAtctaaaagaaaaatttaaaacttaTAGAACTGGGGATGCAATGTTTACTCCACCTgatacaaataaattagttCCGTTCAAACTAATTAACAAAGAACTTCCACAGTGGTTTCCTAATagaaatgaatatttaaaagtttataaactttttatGTTAAGTGAAGATCAATTTAAAACCGAATTTGAAACGAATTTTAATGTTTTGAAGAACTCTTTAAAACTTGTTGGTTTACACCCAGCAGTGATAACCACACTACAAATGAAGCAAGTAATAAGGCACCTGTAttccaattattttaaCCATTTCAGTAGGTGGTTTACGAATAATTATGAAATGGTTTCTTCTCCAGGTACAGGTGTTGGATGCATTGGTCAATTATACACACTGAAATACGATAATGGATTTAAAGCTCAAACCCAGTTTATTACATCTGATGCAGATAGAAAATACGGTTATGCTCTTACTCCTGCTAAACAGGTAGATATTGACTTATACTATGAAATAAGAAGTAATGTTAAGCCAGAAATGGTAGTCagtaattatatatttgattaa